The DNA sequence CCCCCATGAAATAGTGGAACGGGAATCCTAAAAACTGAACATCGGTTAATGAGTCTGCAAGCGCTACCATAACAAAGGACACTAAAAACCAGATAACAAAATAAATAGCCATGTACGTATTTTTCTCACGGAAATAGGCATCAGCAACTTTTTTATCGATTTTTTTCATCTAGACCTTCTTTCTTCAAATTTTTATCTTAAATCAAAAATAAAAAGAAGTGTTTCCTTTAAAGGAAGTGGTACTAAAATCACCTTAACAACCATTAACATAATAAGTCCTATTATAGGAAAGGTGAGGGCGATGAAACGTTTTTTAATTAGTCCATAAGCAAGACAGCAAATGGAGAAAAGAATAATAAAAAGAAGCAACTAATTCCTCCTAGTCTCTAAGTTTTTTTTAATGTATGTTAAAAAGGTCCAGGATAAAACGACTATTTAATAAAAAAATCATTTGAGTAGGGATAACTAAAACAGACAAGCATCAAAAAATAAAACTACCTGATACGATGATAAATCAACGTTCGAGGTGGTTTTTATTAAAAATAATCCAACTTATGATATAGTTTATTTCCTCCTTTATCGGATATATTTTTTCTTATAAACTTAAATACAGAATACATAATTATTAAAGATTCCATGGGTTACTATGTTATATTGGAATAGTAGTAAATGGCCAGCATATTTTTGACATCGACAATGTTAATTTATAATCGTTAAATCAGCATTATTGGGTGCCAAACCCATTAGAGTTCTTCAGGAACAAAGAATTCTACCGCAGCATCTCCAAGTGAGATGCTGCCTTTTTATTTGCAGAAACAATTTACAGTTTATAAACAAAAACTAAAAAGCTTAGAGGATATTAGTTGCTAACATCCTCTAAGCTTTTATATATATTTTCTTACACACCAAAAATTAACTGAATTTTTTATCAATCCCCGTTATTTTCTACACATGAAACAGTACCGTTCGTTGGTGTAAGCCTTTTTTGTTCCCGTTGTTCTTCTAGAAGATTCATCATTAATGATTGAATCAATTTTATTACAATATTTGCGTGTATAGGATTTGCAAGATTTTTTCTTTCAAGAGAATCCTTCGTAAGATTATACAGTTCATATTGTTCAGGAACAGAAACTGTTTTCGTTACTATTTTTGACATAGAAACAGTGATTTCTTCATTAATAGGAGTTTGACTCTGGACTTCCGTTACTTGATCTTCTACTCCTGGGTTACTCCAAAATTGCGGATTGTCGAAATATCTTGAAAACTTCCATAGCTCCCTTTCTCTATTTTGACCTGTTGGAAGATAGGCGATGACAGATTCAATATGGTTTGGCTGGGAAACAGAATTATAAGGTTGGCCGGAAATACTAATCTGAGATAATCCTCTCGTAACATCATCATCTGTCATAAAATAAATCGGCTCATT is a window from the Solibacillus isronensis genome containing:
- a CDS encoding DUF4212 domain-containing protein produces the protein MKKIDKKVADAYFREKNTYMAIYFVIWFLVSFVMVALADSLTDVQFLGFPFHYFMGAIGALLTFIILLFVNAIVGDKIDKKYGISEARNEEISANNMINH